A stretch of the Actinotalea sp. JY-7876 genome encodes the following:
- a CDS encoding dynamin family protein yields the protein MTWTDEGAERLATGLGALRSAVAELRLPLDLPGAAEDRRAAAALVDHLDDYLVPRVRQLGAPLLAVVGGSTGAGKSTLVNSIVGAQVTPAGVLRPTTRSPVLVHHPDDTAWFSTDRVLPRLPRVTGPDAEGRALRLAPDPAVPRGIALLDAPDIDSVVAANRELGEELLGAADLWVFVTTAARYADAVPWDLLADAARRRAVVAMVLNRVDPGAEAAVREHLAGMLTERGLADTRIFAVAESRLDAGLLPRDAVAELSGWLHRVAGDAAARQAVVRRTVRGAVDDVVARAPALADAADAQVAHVARLREMTAAAYREAARDVETATQDGTMLRGEVLSRWQEFVGTGELFRAIESRVSTWRDRLSAFLRGRPAPEPVTAAIGHGLVDLVQDAADRAADRTYAAWRADPAGRRLVDGLRLSRSSVDLRERISAEVRAWQAGVLDLVSTEGADRRLTARVLSFGVNGLGAALMVAIFASTGGLTTAEVGVAGGTVVLAQRLLEAVFGDDAVRRLTRTAQEDLAARMSRLLDEEADRFTSGLDALDLTPRAGETIRLAAQQVALAAPVAEAETEVAAADAALADVAAGPGEPGDVDGQGEPGGLRGWWRRLWEV from the coding sequence GTGACGTGGACGGACGAGGGTGCCGAGCGGCTCGCCACCGGCCTGGGCGCGCTGCGCTCGGCGGTCGCCGAGCTGCGGCTGCCCCTCGACCTGCCGGGGGCCGCTGAGGACCGGCGCGCGGCGGCTGCGCTCGTCGACCACCTCGACGACTACCTCGTCCCGCGCGTGCGCCAGCTCGGCGCACCGCTGCTGGCCGTCGTGGGCGGCTCGACCGGCGCAGGCAAGTCCACCCTGGTCAACAGCATCGTGGGCGCGCAGGTGACGCCCGCGGGCGTGCTGCGACCCACGACCCGGTCGCCCGTGCTCGTGCACCACCCCGACGACACCGCCTGGTTCAGCACCGACCGCGTGCTGCCTCGCCTGCCCCGCGTCACCGGCCCGGACGCCGAGGGACGCGCGCTGCGCCTGGCGCCCGACCCGGCCGTCCCGCGGGGGATCGCGCTGCTGGACGCGCCGGACATCGACTCCGTCGTCGCGGCGAACCGTGAGCTCGGCGAGGAGCTGCTCGGCGCCGCGGACCTGTGGGTCTTCGTCACGACGGCGGCGCGGTACGCCGACGCGGTGCCGTGGGACCTGCTCGCCGACGCCGCGCGGCGGCGGGCGGTGGTGGCGATGGTGCTCAACCGCGTCGACCCCGGTGCCGAGGCGGCCGTCCGCGAGCACCTCGCCGGGATGCTGACGGAGCGCGGGCTGGCGGACACGCGCATCTTCGCGGTCGCGGAGTCGCGCCTGGACGCCGGTCTGCTGCCGCGCGACGCCGTCGCCGAGCTGTCCGGCTGGCTGCACCGGGTCGCGGGCGACGCCGCCGCCCGCCAGGCCGTCGTCCGCCGCACCGTGCGCGGCGCCGTCGACGACGTCGTGGCGCGCGCTCCCGCGCTGGCGGACGCCGCCGACGCGCAGGTGGCGCACGTCGCCCGCCTGCGGGAGATGACCGCCGCCGCCTACCGGGAGGCCGCCCGCGACGTCGAGACGGCCACCCAGGACGGCACCATGCTGCGCGGCGAGGTCCTCTCGCGCTGGCAGGAGTTCGTCGGCACGGGCGAGCTGTTCCGGGCGATCGAGAGCCGCGTGAGCACGTGGCGCGACCGGCTGAGCGCCTTCCTGCGCGGCCGGCCCGCCCCGGAGCCCGTCACCGCCGCGATCGGCCACGGCCTCGTCGACCTCGTGCAGGACGCGGCGGACCGCGCGGCGGACCGCACCTACGCCGCGTGGCGCGCCGACCCGGCGGGCCGCCGGCTCGTGGACGGCCTGCGGCTCAGCCGCTCCTCGGTCGACCTGCGGGAGCGCATCAGCGCCGAGGTGCGCGCCTGGCAGGCCGGCGTGCTCGACCTCGTCTCCACGGAGGGCGCCGACAGGCGCCTCACGGCACGCGTCCTGTCGTTCGGCGTCAACGGGCTGGGGGCGGCGCTCATGGTCGCGATCTTCGCCTCGACCGGCGGGCTGACCACGGCCGAGGTCGGGGTCGCCGGCGGCACGGTGGTCCTCGCCCAGCGCCTCCTGGAGGCCGTGTTCGGGGACGACGCGGTGCGGCGGCTGACCCGGACGGCGCAGGAGGACCTCGCGGCCCGCATGAGCCGGCTGCTCGACGAGGAGGCGGACCGGTTCACGTCCGGACTCGACGCGCTGGACCTCACCCCGCGGGCCGGCGAGACGATCCGCCTGGCGGCGCAGCAGGTCGCGCTCGCGGCACCCGTCGCCGAGGCCGAGACCGAGGTCGCCGCGGCGGACGCCGCCCTGGCGGACGTCGCCGCCGGCCCCGGTGAGCCGGGCGACGTCGACGGGCAGGGCGAACCGGGTGGGCTGCGCGGATGGTGGCGGCGGCTGTGGGAGGTCTGA
- a CDS encoding GTPase, which produces MGGLSVAERLDALTEAVRAGADVLPGDVVDAARVLEERAGRRLRLSGDHTVAALAGATGSGKSSLLNALVGEPLAAVDVLRPTTSEALAVVRGQEGSAALLDWLEVRRRHQLAEPSPGAAGDRVGGLILLDLPDHDSVRTEHRLEAERLVALVDLMVWVLDPQKYADAAVHERYLRGLAEHRDVMLVVLNQVDRLSDAERRACHADLERLLAQDGLAGVRVLDVSARTGEGVDALRAALDAAAARRMAAQERVRADVVRLAHEVQASCGPVRRGRGTAGATSALVDALAGAAGVPAVAEAVRVSRLQRARRATGWPPTRWLGRLRVDPLRRMHLRAGGTSGRAGRGDDDPADVVRTSVPRPGPAELARVRAAVRRHTDEATAGLPDGWVLAARARTQEGPSATELPDALDRAVAGTRVLSDRRPVWWSVVGALQWLALLVALAGLGWLAVLWGLDAFRLPVIEPPVWDQGQVQVPVPTLAVAGGVLVGLLLALLSRVAAGIGARRRARRATAHLRAAVEQVAQTHVVAPVQEVLDRHDACARAAARAAG; this is translated from the coding sequence GTGGGAGGTCTGAGCGTCGCGGAGCGCCTCGACGCGCTCACCGAGGCGGTGCGCGCGGGCGCCGACGTGCTCCCCGGCGACGTCGTCGACGCCGCGCGCGTGCTCGAGGAGCGCGCCGGGCGCCGGCTGCGGCTCTCGGGGGACCACACGGTCGCGGCGCTCGCGGGCGCCACGGGCTCGGGCAAGTCGTCGCTGCTCAACGCCCTGGTGGGGGAGCCGCTCGCCGCCGTCGACGTGCTGCGCCCGACGACGTCGGAGGCGCTCGCGGTGGTGCGCGGCCAGGAGGGGTCGGCGGCGCTGCTCGACTGGCTCGAGGTGCGCCGCCGGCACCAGCTCGCGGAGCCCTCGCCCGGTGCGGCGGGCGACCGGGTGGGCGGGCTCATCCTGCTCGACCTGCCGGACCACGACTCCGTCCGCACGGAGCACCGGCTCGAGGCCGAGCGGCTGGTGGCGCTCGTGGACCTGATGGTCTGGGTCCTCGACCCGCAGAAGTACGCCGACGCCGCGGTCCACGAGCGCTACCTGCGCGGCCTGGCGGAGCACCGGGACGTCATGCTCGTGGTCCTCAACCAGGTGGACCGGCTCTCCGACGCCGAGCGGCGCGCGTGCCACGCGGACCTGGAACGGCTGCTGGCCCAGGACGGCCTGGCCGGGGTCCGCGTGCTCGACGTCTCCGCGCGCACCGGTGAGGGCGTCGACGCGCTGCGCGCCGCGCTCGACGCCGCGGCCGCGCGCCGGATGGCCGCCCAGGAACGCGTCCGGGCCGACGTCGTGCGCCTGGCCCACGAGGTGCAGGCGTCGTGCGGGCCCGTGCGCCGCGGCCGTGGCACCGCGGGGGCGACGTCGGCGCTGGTCGACGCGCTCGCGGGCGCGGCGGGGGTCCCGGCCGTCGCCGAGGCGGTGCGCGTCTCGCGGCTCCAGCGGGCGCGCCGCGCGACCGGCTGGCCGCCGACGCGGTGGCTCGGGCGGCTGCGCGTCGACCCGTTGCGGCGGATGCACCTGCGGGCCGGGGGGACGTCCGGCCGCGCGGGCCGCGGCGACGACGACCCGGCCGACGTCGTCCGCACCTCCGTGCCGCGGCCCGGCCCGGCCGAGCTGGCGCGCGTGCGCGCCGCGGTGCGCCGCCACACCGACGAGGCGACGGCCGGCCTGCCCGACGGCTGGGTGCTCGCGGCCCGCGCCCGGACCCAGGAAGGCCCGTCCGCGACCGAGCTGCCCGACGCCCTGGACCGCGCCGTCGCGGGCACGCGTGTGCTCAGCGACCGTCGGCCCGTGTGGTGGTCGGTGGTCGGCGCGCTGCAGTGGCTCGCCCTCCTGGTGGCCCTGGCCGGGCTCGGTTGGCTGGCCGTGCTGTGGGGGCTGGACGCCTTCCGGCTGCCGGTCATCGAGCCGCCGGTGTGGGACCAGGGCCAGGTGCAGGTGCCCGTCCCGACGCTCGCGGTCGCCGGCGGGGTGCTCGTGGGCCTGCTGCTCGCCCTGCTCTCGCGGGTCGCGGCGGGCATCGGGGCGCGGCGGCGCGCCCGGCGGGCCACCGCGCACCTGCGTGCGGCGGTCGAGCAGGTCGCGCAGACGCACGTCGTCGCGCCCGTGCAGGAGGTGCTCGACCGGCACGACGCGTGCGCACGCGCGGCGGCGCGCGCCGCCGGCTGA
- a CDS encoding thioesterase family protein: MTRLHVPVPLRWADLDAYGHVNNVEVLRLLEEARIAAFWRHGEDAGVLPTAVLDADPGAGTHTLVARQEIEYLLPISYRREPLVVELWIGHLGGASIEVCYLLTTGDEPERRVFVQAATTLVLIDAATGRPRRITEAERATWGEYLEEPLVLRRRGGRATGGADVTVPR, from the coding sequence ATGACCCGACTCCACGTCCCCGTGCCCCTGCGCTGGGCGGACCTCGACGCCTACGGCCACGTCAACAACGTCGAGGTGCTGCGGCTCCTCGAGGAGGCGCGCATCGCGGCGTTCTGGCGCCACGGCGAGGACGCGGGCGTGCTGCCCACGGCCGTGCTCGACGCCGACCCGGGGGCGGGCACCCACACCCTCGTGGCCCGTCAGGAGATCGAGTACCTGCTGCCGATCTCCTACCGGCGCGAGCCCCTGGTGGTCGAGCTCTGGATCGGCCACCTGGGCGGCGCGAGCATCGAGGTGTGCTACCTGCTCACCACGGGGGACGAGCCGGAGCGCCGCGTCTTCGTCCAGGCCGCGACCACGCTGGTGCTCATCGACGCCGCGACCGGGCGACCGCGACGCATCACCGAGGCCGAGCGCGCGACGTGGGGGGAGTACCTCGAGGAGCCGCTGGTCCTGCGCCGCCGCGGCGGCCGGGCGACGGGCGGGGCCGACGTCACCGTGCCGCGGTGA